The following coding sequences lie in one Oscillatoria sp. FACHB-1406 genomic window:
- a CDS encoding DUF3747 domain-containing protein has protein sequence MKSALPLKLAALATATISILTPLEDVRAQTIFGETEVAQQNFVAIASPFGDTGNNFTLTVIEQIPGKRACWGEMGAQPTLIDPLWETFDFTNICRRFRDTNGYSIRINGQDYGLEYLPTLVRRGNEVQLIGLPRVGVSGNEFLIGRSQGLTNGYLKIVLEPGWRFTKRNYQGQIQQGHTYFSKSDGVTPPPPPPPPPPPPPPPTGFRDITNDLYRSEIEQAVKLGFIAGFAEDNTFRPLNPLTREQLVSMVFEAMRGIPNVNVTAPTVTTSPFPDVPASRWSAAKIKWARDNKIVEGYLEDGTFRPERNVTRAELIAVMKKAAQYGKTLRGLSPTLEAKQPPVTFSDMSGHWAASLSQEMSSYCRVASPLNEVGTNFTPNTPSQRNYAAAATLRMLNCVKSEQR, from the coding sequence ATGAAGTCCGCACTACCCCTGAAACTCGCAGCCTTAGCAACGGCTACGATTTCCATCTTGACACCTCTAGAAGACGTTCGCGCCCAAACAATTTTTGGCGAAACGGAAGTTGCCCAACAGAACTTCGTCGCGATTGCCTCTCCCTTCGGCGACACGGGTAACAACTTTACCCTCACTGTCATCGAACAAATTCCCGGCAAACGCGCTTGTTGGGGCGAAATGGGCGCTCAGCCCACCCTGATCGATCCCCTTTGGGAAACCTTTGACTTCACCAATATCTGTCGGCGCTTTCGAGACACCAACGGCTACTCGATTCGCATCAACGGACAAGATTACGGTTTGGAGTATCTTCCCACTCTAGTCCGACGCGGCAACGAAGTTCAACTCATTGGACTGCCGCGCGTTGGTGTTAGCGGTAATGAATTTCTCATCGGACGCAGCCAAGGACTTACCAACGGCTATCTTAAAATTGTCCTCGAACCGGGCTGGCGTTTCACCAAACGCAACTATCAAGGACAAATCCAACAAGGTCATACTTATTTCAGTAAGAGCGATGGCGTAACGCCACCGCCGCCACCACCACCGCCGCCACCGCCACCGCCGCCGCCAACAGGTTTCCGGGATATTACCAATGACCTTTATCGCTCGGAGATCGAGCAAGCGGTTAAACTGGGCTTTATTGCCGGTTTCGCGGAAGATAATACCTTCCGTCCGCTCAATCCCCTGACGCGGGAGCAATTGGTTTCAATGGTGTTTGAAGCGATGCGCGGAATTCCTAATGTGAATGTTACCGCACCGACTGTAACTACTTCGCCCTTCCCAGACGTTCCGGCTTCGCGCTGGAGTGCGGCTAAAATTAAGTGGGCGCGCGACAATAAAATCGTTGAAGGGTATTTAGAAGATGGAACCTTCAGACCGGAACGAAATGTCACTCGCGCTGAGTTAATCGCTGTGATGAAGAAGGCGGCGCAATACGGCAAAACCTTGCGCGGTTTGTCGCCGACCTTGGAAGCCAAACAACCGCCCGTTACCTTCTCGGATATGAGCGGACATTGGGCAGCGAGCCTCTCGCAAGAAATGTCGTCTTACTGTCGCGTTGCTTCGCCGCTGAACGAAGTAGGGACGAACTTTACGCCTAATACGCCTTCTCAGCGCAATTATGCTGCGGCCGCGACGTTGCGAATGCTTAATTGCGTAAAGTCGGAGCAACGTTAA
- a CDS encoding zinc ribbon domain-containing protein, with product MAYSCELRPGQNIYLDNSGGQTTIATSTGSPGQQQQSSRTFETGNWTAKPELFETSSGVILKLTSDRGETYIRLQGSSASPVSSPPSLALARSYPLQEVSSDSFSSSIPSMKPMEPMKPMKMGDLSAKTETMEMRSGNMAMRMEAPSPQSTRHFCSQCGASIAPEDRFCSHCGHKLH from the coding sequence ATGGCTTATTCATGCGAACTTAGGCCCGGTCAGAACATTTATCTCGATAATTCTGGCGGGCAAACCACAATCGCAACCTCTACCGGCAGTCCGGGACAGCAGCAACAATCAAGTCGTACCTTTGAGACGGGAAACTGGACGGCAAAGCCCGAATTGTTTGAAACTTCTAGCGGGGTGATTCTCAAGCTGACGAGCGATCGCGGCGAAACTTATATTCGGCTCCAAGGTAGCAGCGCGAGTCCGGTAAGCAGTCCGCCTTCCCTCGCTCTGGCTCGTTCCTACCCCTTACAAGAAGTGTCGAGCGACTCGTTCTCGTCGTCAATACCCTCCATGAAACCGATGGAACCCATGAAACCGATGAAGATGGGAGATTTAAGCGCTAAAACCGAGACAATGGAGATGCGATCGGGCAATATGGCAATGCGTATGGAAGCGCCCTCGCCTCAGTCAACGCGGCATTTTTGCAGTCAGTGCGGCGCGTCCATCGCTCCTGAAGACCGTTTCTGCTCGCATTGCGGCCATAAACTTCACTAG
- a CDS encoding orange carotenoid-binding protein, with amino-acid sequence MPFTIDAARGIFPNTLSADAVPATIARFAQLSAEDQLALIWFAYLEMGKTITIAAPGAANMQFAELTMNEIKQMDFRQQSQVMCDLANRADTPIGRTYATWSANIKLGFWYQLGQWMEQGLVAPIPEGYKLSANASAVLQAIRNLDPGQQITVLRNAVVDMGYDINKLDSYERVAEPVVVPQEIGQRQKVTIEGIDNATVLSYMNNLNANDFDALIELFAPDGALQPPFQKPIVGKDAVLRFFREDCQNLKLLPERGVEEPADEGYKQIKVTGKVQTPWFGAGVGMNMAWRFLLNPDGKIFFVAIDLLASPKELLNLVR; translated from the coding sequence ATGCCGTTTACCATCGACGCAGCCCGAGGAATTTTCCCCAACACCTTATCTGCTGATGCAGTCCCCGCGACGATTGCCAGATTTGCTCAACTCAGCGCCGAAGACCAACTTGCGTTAATTTGGTTCGCTTACCTCGAGATGGGGAAAACCATCACCATTGCTGCTCCTGGAGCCGCTAATATGCAGTTTGCAGAGCTAACGATGAATGAAATCAAGCAGATGGATTTCCGCCAGCAATCGCAAGTGATGTGCGACCTCGCTAACCGCGCCGACACGCCGATTGGTCGTACTTATGCCACTTGGTCTGCGAACATCAAACTCGGCTTCTGGTATCAACTCGGACAGTGGATGGAACAAGGTCTTGTCGCTCCTATTCCTGAAGGCTATAAACTCTCTGCTAACGCTTCAGCCGTACTGCAAGCAATCCGCAACTTAGACCCCGGACAGCAAATTACAGTATTGCGAAATGCAGTGGTTGATATGGGCTACGATATCAACAAGTTAGACAGTTACGAGCGAGTTGCCGAACCTGTTGTCGTACCTCAAGAAATCGGTCAACGTCAAAAAGTAACGATTGAAGGCATTGATAATGCGACGGTTCTCAGCTACATGAACAACCTCAATGCGAACGACTTCGATGCGTTAATCGAGTTGTTTGCTCCCGACGGTGCATTGCAACCTCCCTTCCAAAAACCGATTGTCGGAAAAGATGCCGTTCTTCGCTTCTTCCGGGAAGATTGCCAAAACCTCAAACTCCTGCCCGAGCGCGGTGTTGAAGAACCTGCTGATGAAGGTTACAAACAAATTAAAGTGACCGGAAAAGTTCAAACCCCTTGGTTTGGTGCAGGCGTAGGCATGAACATGGCATGGCGATTCTTGCTCAATCCCGACGGTAAAATTTTCTTTGTCGCGATCGACTTATTAGCTTCTCCGAAGGAACTTTTAAATCTCGTTCGTTAA
- a CDS encoding GNAT family N-acetyltransferase, which translates to MELHRFKNAPEFYARAEPHWLANEALHNLMLALAKSLVRYPERYSLPPYLVTVETEGKVVAVASQMPPYKLLVSEVGQRAPTQAEETGLSGEEERRLRTRSALEAIALDCQRRQRVLPGVSAPAFEAKIFAELWQEMTGAPCNPSLQLHVRQLERVQPIAKVEGQLRLATFAERQLAIAWQAEFFQEALGIEKPNLNWTVEYQIEEERIYFWTIPAPDGKEMPVSLAVCGRSTPNGATITAVYTPSVYRRKGYATSCVATLSEILLARGYRYCFLFTDVTNPTSNRIYSAIGYEIVGDWDEYTFGRTV; encoded by the coding sequence ATGGAATTACATCGGTTTAAAAACGCCCCCGAATTTTACGCTCGTGCCGAACCTCATTGGCTTGCTAATGAAGCACTTCATAATTTAATGCTAGCCTTAGCCAAATCGCTGGTTCGCTACCCGGAACGGTATTCCCTGCCCCCTTATCTCGTTACTGTTGAAACTGAAGGGAAGGTGGTAGCCGTGGCTTCGCAGATGCCCCCCTATAAGTTGTTAGTGTCTGAAGTCGGTCAGCGCGCCCCAACGCAAGCAGAAGAAACTGGCTTATCCGGTGAGGAGGAGCGTCGTTTGAGAACTCGCTCTGCCCTCGAAGCGATCGCTCTAGACTGCCAGCGCCGCCAGCGCGTTCTACCTGGTGTCAGTGCGCCTGCCTTTGAAGCGAAGATTTTTGCTGAGCTTTGGCAGGAAATGACAGGCGCGCCCTGCAATCCGAGCTTGCAACTGCACGTTCGCCAACTCGAGCGGGTGCAACCGATCGCTAAAGTAGAGGGACAGTTGCGTTTGGCAACTTTTGCCGAGCGCCAGTTAGCCATAGCGTGGCAAGCTGAGTTTTTCCAGGAGGCGCTAGGAATCGAAAAACCTAATCTCAATTGGACAGTGGAGTACCAAATTGAGGAAGAGCGCATTTATTTTTGGACGATTCCCGCGCCCGATGGCAAAGAAATGCCAGTTTCTTTAGCCGTCTGCGGTCGTTCTACGCCCAACGGAGCGACGATAACGGCGGTTTATACACCTTCGGTCTACCGCCGCAAAGGGTACGCGACTTCCTGCGTGGCGACTTTGAGCGAAATCCTACTGGCTCGCGGTTATCGCTACTGTTTTTTGTTTACGGATGTCACGAATCCTACCTCTAATCGTATCTATAGCGCGATCGGCTACGAAATTGTTGGCGATTGGGATGAATATACGTTTGGGAGAACCGTCTGA
- a CDS encoding cofactor assembly of complex C subunit B: MNSPILSSTFFLTILLLVGLFFFIRASVKPRTEQIQLAAELPEDVFLSQLQAYFEQRAYRLAALDREQQQITFQGFVRPSWFLAIFLSLLAALGLLCSSLILSFLYPERAAFFFALILLSPLAGWFYWKKAGRLEQVRLKIEAMDAESNRAKSLVTVTGHRDELAELQKAMQLPAKAH, encoded by the coding sequence GTGAACTCTCCCATTCTTTCTTCAACGTTCTTCCTGACAATTTTATTGCTCGTGGGGCTATTCTTCTTCATTCGCGCCTCTGTTAAACCCCGCACCGAGCAAATTCAATTGGCGGCAGAACTTCCGGAGGACGTTTTTCTCTCTCAATTGCAAGCTTATTTCGAGCAGCGCGCTTATCGCCTTGCTGCCCTCGATCGCGAACAACAGCAAATCACCTTCCAAGGTTTTGTCCGTCCGAGTTGGTTTCTCGCGATTTTCCTCAGTTTGCTCGCCGCTTTAGGGCTGCTTTGCTCGAGTTTGATTTTATCGTTTCTTTACCCGGAGCGGGCTGCTTTCTTTTTTGCTCTAATTCTTCTATCGCCCCTGGCGGGCTGGTTTTACTGGAAAAAAGCAGGCCGTCTCGAACAAGTCCGCTTAAAAATAGAAGCGATGGACGCAGAAAGCAACAGGGCTAAAAGCTTAGTTACCGTTACGGGCCATCGCGACGAGCTTGCTGAACTGCAAAAAGCGATGCAGCTTCCGGCGAAAGCCCATTAA
- a CDS encoding S-layer homology domain-containing protein: MLKLNRWKATTALVLTASMNATAIAPLVAPMLAPAPAMAQSTGFRDVSDSYWAADFIQQLVQRGVIAGFPDGTFRPDAPVTRAQYSAMLRKAFNKGKIRDKVSFVDVPSTYWAMSAIDEAYEMGFLSGYPGRIFQPEQNIPREQVLVSLANGLNYTTTRTVNETLSYYNDFSSISSYARSPIAAATEKNMVVNYPILKTLNPVRNATRAEVAAFLYQALVSQNSASAIASNYIVSLSPIVTDFRIPAGTSIPVTYERDKIVLMQEETVQVELVVATNITTSDGTLLIPKGSKVLGELRPATGGTQFVSKEIVFANGTRKAFNATSQVITQTETVRQGSSLVNLLKNAAIGSAAAAAISGVTGDRTITASEVLIGTGAGLLASLVQRLIGAGSVDVLVVEPNTDLNLTLRSDFVVSPQ, translated from the coding sequence ATGTTGAAACTCAATCGTTGGAAAGCTACAACCGCTTTAGTTCTCACTGCTAGCATGAACGCCACCGCGATCGCGCCTCTGGTCGCTCCGATGCTGGCTCCCGCCCCGGCTATGGCTCAAAGCACGGGCTTCCGAGATGTCTCCGATAGTTATTGGGCAGCAGATTTCATTCAGCAGTTAGTGCAACGCGGTGTAATCGCTGGTTTCCCCGACGGCACATTCCGCCCCGACGCGCCCGTAACGCGCGCTCAGTATTCTGCCATGTTGAGAAAGGCATTCAATAAAGGCAAAATCCGCGATAAAGTCAGTTTTGTGGATGTTCCTTCTACTTATTGGGCAATGTCCGCAATTGACGAGGCTTATGAAATGGGCTTCCTCTCCGGTTATCCCGGCCGCATCTTCCAACCGGAACAAAATATTCCTCGCGAACAAGTCTTGGTATCTCTGGCGAATGGTTTGAACTACACGACCACGCGCACGGTTAACGAAACACTATCTTACTACAACGATTTCTCCAGCATTTCTTCCTACGCGCGCAGCCCCATTGCAGCAGCGACGGAGAAAAACATGGTCGTGAACTATCCGATCTTAAAAACGTTGAATCCCGTCCGCAATGCTACTCGCGCTGAAGTAGCCGCCTTCTTGTATCAAGCGTTAGTCAGTCAAAATTCGGCTTCTGCGATTGCCTCGAACTACATCGTTTCGCTTTCCCCCATCGTGACGGATTTCCGCATTCCCGCCGGAACGAGCATTCCCGTAACCTACGAACGCGATAAAATCGTGTTGATGCAAGAAGAAACCGTTCAAGTCGAACTGGTGGTCGCAACCAATATCACCACGTCGGACGGCACGCTGTTGATTCCTAAAGGCAGCAAAGTCTTGGGCGAACTGCGACCGGCAACGGGTGGTACTCAGTTTGTCTCGAAGGAAATCGTCTTCGCTAACGGCACGCGCAAGGCGTTCAATGCGACTTCTCAAGTCATTACGCAGACGGAAACAGTCCGCCAAGGTAGCTCGCTCGTTAATTTGCTCAAGAATGCAGCAATTGGCTCGGCAGCAGCAGCAGCAATTTCTGGCGTAACGGGCGATCGCACTATCACCGCTTCGGAAGTCTTAATCGGTACGGGTGCGGGCTTGCTTGCCTCTCTGGTTCAGCGTTTAATCGGTGCGGGAAGCGTCGATGTCCTCGTAGTGGAACCCAATACGGACTTGAATTTAACGCTGCGCTCTGACTTCGTGGTTAGCCCTCAATAA
- a CDS encoding DUF3155 domain-containing protein, which yields MARKRKRKSRRRQEGRKILELVPQYNLESGEDKPVTAARKYISSNGIAPPALLVVRRNEHTTDRYFWAEKGLFGAQYVEENHFLFPSLRLVAPTSNNSPLAVAANQ from the coding sequence TTGGCAAGAAAACGCAAACGCAAAAGTCGCCGACGCCAAGAAGGACGCAAAATCCTGGAATTAGTACCCCAGTATAACCTTGAAAGTGGCGAAGATAAACCCGTCACCGCAGCAAGAAAGTATATATCTTCTAATGGAATTGCTCCTCCTGCCTTGTTAGTCGTCCGACGAAACGAACACACTACGGATCGTTATTTTTGGGCAGAAAAGGGTTTGTTTGGAGCGCAATACGTGGAGGAAAATCACTTTCTCTTCCCCAGTTTGCGATTGGTTGCTCCAACCAGCAACAATAGTCCATTGGCTGTCGCCGCAAATCAATAA
- a CDS encoding ATP-binding protein: protein MSHPKLSTSASVEFIDLCQAQVALLTQGLGAAWCAVYLTEEFAECSPKLVPAFVYPDSKMLRSPETELSALPRRLSAAALPGDRGETLDRGDSPFEAAEEQIAAQQGYQIVLPLLYEDRALGLLVARRKERKWKKQELLQIEQVARTLAIARCLEVERDWYRQQFQQQVQIRRVQQNILDDWLHQFRNPLTALRTFGKLLLKRLFPEDRNHQTAANILRESDRLQDLLQQFDGYLDSLEAALTHIEQDQRYALASSADRSIDAVATPATGSLYLLPGGEVQLEPLAVKDVLEPLIASAEAIASERNLTLETRIPTSLAPVQADARALREVCSNAIDNALKYTPSGGRVAIEAGLEKPKMQGIAVRDTGPGIPPEDQAHLFERHYRGVQARGEIPGTGLGLAIAKELIEQMQGEIEIISPTKNGGANDAEKFNLGNLGGTTLIIWLPVVGRM from the coding sequence ATGTCGCATCCAAAGCTTTCAACTTCAGCGAGTGTAGAGTTTATCGACCTCTGTCAAGCGCAAGTCGCGCTCCTGACCCAAGGATTGGGTGCGGCTTGGTGTGCGGTATATTTGACAGAAGAGTTTGCTGAATGCAGCCCTAAGTTAGTGCCGGCTTTTGTTTACCCCGATAGCAAGATGTTGCGATCGCCAGAAACAGAGCTTAGCGCCTTACCGCGACGTTTATCGGCGGCAGCACTACCGGGCGACAGAGGAGAAACGCTGGATCGGGGAGATTCGCCCTTTGAGGCAGCCGAAGAACAAATTGCCGCCCAACAAGGCTACCAGATCGTGCTGCCCCTCCTATACGAAGATCGCGCGCTGGGATTGTTAGTCGCACGGCGCAAGGAACGCAAGTGGAAAAAGCAGGAATTGCTCCAAATCGAGCAAGTCGCACGGACTTTAGCGATCGCTCGCTGTCTCGAAGTCGAGCGAGATTGGTATCGACAACAGTTCCAGCAACAAGTGCAAATACGACGAGTGCAGCAAAATATTTTAGACGATTGGCTGCATCAATTTCGCAATCCCCTGACGGCGCTACGGACGTTTGGCAAACTGTTGCTCAAGCGGTTATTCCCCGAAGATCGCAACCATCAAACGGCTGCCAATATTTTACGCGAAAGCGATCGCTTACAAGACTTATTGCAGCAATTCGACGGTTACTTAGACTCGTTAGAAGCAGCTTTAACCCATATCGAGCAAGACCAACGGTATGCCCTCGCTTCGAGTGCGGATCGCTCCATCGACGCGGTAGCAACACCAGCAACCGGTTCTCTCTACTTGCTACCGGGTGGGGAAGTCCAACTCGAACCTTTGGCAGTCAAAGACGTTCTCGAGCCGTTAATCGCCTCGGCTGAAGCGATCGCATCCGAGCGCAATTTAACGCTGGAAACGCGCATCCCTACCTCCTTAGCGCCCGTGCAAGCCGACGCGCGCGCCCTACGCGAAGTTTGTAGCAACGCGATCGATAATGCCCTAAAATATACGCCGAGTGGGGGGCGAGTCGCGATCGAAGCTGGGCTTGAAAAGCCTAAAATGCAAGGCATTGCCGTGCGCGATACAGGCCCTGGCATTCCCCCAGAAGACCAAGCCCATCTATTCGAGCGGCATTACCGAGGCGTACAAGCGCGCGGCGAAATTCCAGGAACGGGACTGGGGCTAGCAATCGCGAAAGAATTAATCGAACAGATGCAAGGGGAAATTGAAATCATTAGCCCCACCAAAAATGGCGGGGCTAATGACGCGGAGAAATTCAACTTAGGGAATCTAGGAGGAACAACGCTAATTATCTGGTTGCCCGTTGTTGGTAGGATGTGA
- the fxsT gene encoding FxSxx-COOH system tetratricopeptide repeat protein, with protein sequence MKKLVGARRLTIGVSFNTAMEWTEFLNSIGTKHKLTAEQCTVLIARLDRRNDNDKNSKIAASLDISQVQLERQLRTIYAIFAADCPDLASKNRGKLKVLKAYLWERYEREKSQPQSASPQPAVTPQNLPISSVVKFVGREEALKTVHQNLQEATTAVISSVSGMGGVGKTELALQYGYQQRAEKTYPGGICWINARAQDVGIGILDFARVELGLPQPPDTYKTVVEQVKWVCQRWTGEPILIILDDVADEAAVQTYLEALDSRFRVLITTRLKLRTKSARLELKVLEEADALELLRALVDDAARIDSQLEDAQRLCEWLGYLPLGLELVGRYLARKEDLSLAVMLERLEAKRLAARTLVKTDRDTTAKLGVAAAFELSWQDLPEAARGLAGLLSIFALAPIPWALVEGCLPEWEEEELEDCRDEELLGRSLLSREKEETYLLHSLIREFFAVKLKEELGEVVEELQWRFAVVLTEVAKTIPQTVTLSDIVRVEEALPHLEEVADKLTSLLENSTDTTWLFTGLARVAEAQSRWLDAEPLLQRALSINERQLGPDHPDTASSLNNLAGLYNSMGRYEEAESLLQRALSINERQLGPDHPDTATSLNNLAALYYAMGRYEEAEPLLQRALSIHERQLGPDHPSTAQSLNNLAALYRSMGRYEEAEPLLQRALSIHERQLGPDHPHTATSLNNLAGLYNAMGRYEEAEPLYQRALSIRERQLGPDHPHTAQSLNNLAGLYDSMGLYEEAEPLYQRALSIRERQLGPDHPHTAQSLNNLAALYYAMGRYEEAEPLYQRALSIHERQLGPDHPHTAQSLNNLAALYFSMGRYEEAEPLYLRALAIWTRCLPENHPHIQTAWRNFIDLIQQAVANGRAGELSAHPTTRAILQHIQ encoded by the coding sequence GTGAAAAAATTAGTAGGGGCGCGGCGGCTTACAATTGGTGTCAGCTTTAATACAGCAATGGAATGGACTGAATTTCTCAACAGTATTGGCACTAAACATAAACTGACGGCAGAGCAATGCACCGTCCTAATTGCTCGTTTAGACCGGCGTAACGATAACGATAAAAATAGTAAGATTGCAGCCAGTCTCGATATTTCTCAAGTCCAACTCGAACGCCAACTCCGCACAATTTACGCTATTTTTGCGGCCGATTGTCCCGACCTAGCTTCCAAAAATCGAGGCAAACTAAAAGTTCTTAAAGCTTATCTGTGGGAGCGATACGAAAGGGAAAAATCCCAGCCCCAATCCGCCTCACCCCAACCCGCCGTAACCCCCCAAAACCTCCCCATCAGCAGCGTTGTCAAATTTGTCGGGCGCGAAGAAGCCCTCAAAACCGTCCATCAAAACTTACAGGAAGCCACCACCGCCGTCATTTCCTCTGTATCCGGGATGGGCGGCGTGGGCAAAACCGAACTCGCCTTGCAATACGGCTATCAACAACGCGCCGAAAAAACCTATCCCGGCGGGATTTGTTGGATAAACGCCCGCGCCCAAGATGTTGGGATTGGGATTCTCGATTTTGCGAGGGTTGAATTGGGCTTGCCACAACCGCCCGATACCTATAAAACTGTGGTGGAACAAGTGAAGTGGGTTTGTCAGCGCTGGACGGGAGAACCCATCCTGATTATCCTCGACGATGTAGCCGATGAAGCCGCAGTCCAGACCTACCTCGAGGCACTCGACAGCCGCTTTCGGGTGCTGATAACGACGCGGTTGAAGTTGCGAACCAAAAGCGCGCGCTTGGAGTTGAAGGTGCTGGAAGAAGCCGATGCCTTGGAATTGCTGCGAGCGTTAGTTGACGATGCAGCGCGCATTGACTCGCAGCTTGAAGATGCCCAGCGATTGTGCGAGTGGTTGGGATATTTGCCCTTGGGGTTGGAATTGGTGGGGCGGTACTTGGCGCGCAAGGAAGATTTGAGCTTGGCGGTAATGCTGGAGCGGTTGGAGGCAAAACGACTTGCAGCGAGGACGCTGGTTAAAACCGACCGCGATACGACGGCGAAATTGGGCGTAGCGGCGGCTTTTGAGTTGAGTTGGCAGGATTTGCCCGAAGCAGCGCGGGGGTTGGCGGGATTGTTGAGCATTTTTGCTTTAGCGCCGATTCCTTGGGCGTTGGTAGAAGGCTGTTTGCCGGAGTGGGAGGAGGAGGAATTGGAAGATTGCCGCGATGAAGAACTGTTGGGGCGAAGTTTGCTGTCGCGGGAGAAAGAAGAAACTTATCTGCTTCATTCGCTGATTCGCGAATTCTTTGCGGTGAAGTTAAAAGAAGAGTTGGGCGAAGTCGTAGAAGAGTTGCAGTGGAGATTTGCCGTCGTGCTGACGGAAGTCGCAAAGACGATTCCGCAGACGGTGACGCTGAGCGATATCGTGCGAGTTGAAGAAGCGCTGCCGCACTTAGAAGAAGTGGCGGATAAGTTAACATCTTTGCTGGAGAATAGCACCGATACAACATGGCTGTTTACCGGACTGGCGCGAGTGGCAGAAGCGCAGAGTCGCTGGCTGGATGCCGAACCCCTCTTGCAACGCGCCCTCAGCATCAACGAACGGCAATTGGGACCCGACCATCCCGACACCGCCTCCAGCCTCAACAATCTCGCGGGGTTGTACAACTCAATGGGACGCTACGAGGAAGCCGAATCCCTCTTGCAACGCGCCCTCAGCATCAACGAACGGCAATTGGGACCCGACCATCCCGACACCGCCACCAGCCTCAACAATCTCGCGGCGTTGTACTACGCAATGGGACGCTACGAGGAAGCCGAACCCCTCTTGCAACGCGCCCTCAGCATCCACGAGCGGCAATTGGGACCCGACCATCCCTCCACCGCACAAAGCCTCAACAATCTCGCGGCGTTGTATCGCTCAATGGGACGCTACGAGGAAGCCGAACCCCTCTTGCAACGCGCCCTCAGCATCCACGAGCGGCAATTGGGACCCGACCATCCCCACACCGCCACCAGCCTCAACAATCTCGCGGGGTTGTACAACGCAATGGGACGCTACGAGGAAGCCGAACCCCTCTACCAACGCGCCCTCAGCATCAGGGAACGGCAATTGGGACCCGACCATCCCCACACCGCACAAAGCCTCAACAATCTCGCGGGGTTGTACGACTCAATGGGACTCTACGAGGAAGCCGAACCCCTCTACCAACGCGCCCTCAGCATCAGGGAACGGCAATTGGGACCCGACCATCCCCACACCGCACAAAGCCTCAACAATCTCGCGGCGTTGTACTACGCAATGGGACGCTACGAGGAAGCCGAACCCCTCTACCAACGCGCCCTCAGCATCCACGAACGGCAATTGGGACCCGACCATCCCCACACCGCACAAAGCCTCAACAATCTCGCGGCGTTGTACTTTTCAATGGGACGCTACGAGGAAGCCGAACCCCTCTACCTACGGGCGTTGGCGATTTGGACGCGCTGCCTGCCCGAAAACCATCCCCACATTCAAACTGCTTGGAGAAATTTTATCGACCTCATCCAGCAGGCGGTGGCGAATGGCAGGGCGGGGGAGTTGTCGGCGCATCCCACCACTCGAGCAATTTTGCAGCATATTCAATGA
- a CDS encoding BMC domain-containing protein, whose product MPDAVGIIETLGFPAVLAAADACVKAASVTLVFCDKSESGRFAIAIRGHVSEVTRAQAAGIAAGEATYGGEVITHYIVPNPPENVVAVLPIEYTEDLERFRWG is encoded by the coding sequence ATGCCAGACGCTGTTGGTATCATCGAAACTTTAGGTTTTCCTGCCGTTCTTGCCGCCGCCGATGCTTGCGTGAAAGCAGCCAGCGTTACCCTCGTCTTTTGCGATAAAAGCGAAAGCGGCCGTTTCGCGATCGCGATTCGCGGTCATGTTTCTGAAGTAACGCGAGCGCAAGCAGCGGGAATTGCAGCCGGAGAAGCGACTTACGGCGGCGAAGTCATTACGCACTACATCGTCCCCAACCCCCCTGAAAATGTCGTTGCCGTCCTCCCCATTGAATATACCGAAGACCTCGAACGATTCCGTTGGGGATAA
- a CDS encoding PadR family transcriptional regulator, translating into MKFEDIYKFFHSPPPHYLNKELAVCYILYILLQGESYGTELIEQLEQDYSTYRLSDTVLYGALKFLEEEGTIAGYWKKVEGRGRPRRMYRVDERALRQAEELARLWQEYITTESKAM; encoded by the coding sequence ATGAAGTTTGAAGATATCTATAAGTTTTTCCACAGTCCGCCGCCTCATTATCTCAATAAAGAGTTGGCAGTTTGTTATATTCTTTACATTCTTCTGCAAGGAGAGTCTTACGGAACCGAACTGATCGAACAACTCGAACAAGATTATTCGACCTACCGACTTTCGGATACGGTCTTATACGGCGCGCTGAAATTTTTAGAAGAAGAAGGAACGATCGCGGGATATTGGAAGAAAGTCGAAGGGCGAGGACGACCCCGCCGGATGTATCGCGTTGACGAACGGGCGCTCCGACAAGCCGAAGAATTGGCTCGTTTGTGGCAAGAGTACATCACCACTGAGAGCAAAGCAATGTAG